In bacterium, a single window of DNA contains:
- a CDS encoding DoxX family protein, which yields MNELKKMNNKIHEITQVGKYAHEAMMFARIVIGCVFIYHALTKLGGQGSIFMTIVGLVELASAVFILLGTKIRLAGSVLGVVILGAIFSKIFVWNAGFSGVGGWEFDIVIIALLFVLVSVDSTKYRLPSKK from the coding sequence ATGAACGAATTAAAAAAAATGAATAACAAAATACATGAAATAACTCAGGTGGGAAAGTATGCTCATGAGGCAATGATGTTTGCACGTATCGTTATCGGATGTGTCTTTATTTATCACGCACTTACTAAGCTAGGCGGACAAGGGTCAATATTTATGACAATAGTAGGTCTTGTAGAATTAGCGTCAGCGGTATTTATATTGTTAGGTACAAAAATAAGATTAGCTGGATCAGTTCTGGGAGTAGTGATACTTGGAGCGATATTTTCAAAAATATTCGTATGGAATGCTGGTTTTTCTGGAGTAGGTGGGTGGGAGTTTGATATTGTTATTATAGCCTTACTTTTTGTTCTTGTTTCAGTTGATTCAACAAAAT